In one window of Pseudodesulfovibrio sp. S3 DNA:
- a CDS encoding tRNA nucleotidyltransferase: MNIYLAGGAVRDLLLGRPLSDRDYLVTKTTRKEFQKAFPNAQEVGLTFPIFLVDKTEFSFPRSDSLANELRARDLTVNAQLLDENGELICHPNGLDDLKRRILRPASAHSMEEDPLRVFRAARFWSQLPDFTPHEELLEAMQSAARKDLLKTISADRIGQEMRKVLEAPAPGNFLRLLSKTDCLLPWFSELDPAQTIPAGPRPYHDTNVLEHTCQVMDKLAGDAVAVWMGLCHDLGKSLTNEENLPHHYGHDLSGVPLAGSLAQRIRLPNALKIAGMKAARWHMVAANFDELRPGTKVDLLMDAHLSGILAPLFRLVLADHDKDFLSRAKRNLEMILPIKLAPTDMNHGAESGKKLRQLRAHVLTDDVL, translated from the coding sequence ATGAATATTTACCTGGCTGGCGGCGCTGTCCGCGATCTCCTGCTGGGCAGGCCCCTGTCCGATAGAGACTATCTGGTCACGAAAACCACCCGCAAGGAATTTCAAAAAGCTTTTCCCAACGCCCAGGAAGTAGGACTAACGTTCCCGATCTTCCTTGTGGACAAGACCGAATTTTCCTTTCCCAGAAGCGACTCTCTAGCCAATGAATTAAGAGCCCGCGATCTGACTGTCAATGCACAACTGCTCGACGAGAACGGGGAACTCATCTGCCATCCTAACGGCCTTGACGATCTCAAAAGACGTATCCTTAGACCTGCTTCCGCACACTCCATGGAAGAAGATCCGCTTCGTGTGTTTCGTGCTGCCCGATTCTGGAGCCAGCTCCCCGACTTCACACCCCACGAAGAGCTGCTTGAAGCCATGCAATCCGCAGCCCGCAAAGACTTGCTCAAAACCATCTCCGCCGACCGAATCGGTCAGGAGATGCGCAAGGTGCTCGAAGCGCCTGCTCCCGGAAACTTCCTGCGGCTTCTATCAAAAACGGATTGCCTGTTGCCGTGGTTTTCAGAGCTGGACCCCGCGCAAACCATCCCTGCAGGTCCTCGCCCCTATCACGATACAAATGTTCTGGAGCACACCTGTCAGGTCATGGACAAACTGGCAGGAGATGCCGTCGCGGTTTGGATGGGGCTGTGTCACGACCTGGGAAAATCGCTCACGAATGAAGAAAATCTCCCGCACCACTATGGGCACGACCTCTCAGGCGTCCCTTTGGCCGGATCATTGGCTCAACGCATCAGGCTTCCCAATGCCCTCAAGATCGCCGGCATGAAGGCAGCGAGATGGCACATGGTTGCCGCCAATTTCGATGAGCTTCGACCGGGAACCAAGGTGGATCTGCTGATGGACGCCCATCTTTCGGGCATCCTGGCTCCCCTTTTCCGTCTGGTCCTGGCCGATCACGACAAGGACTTTCTTTCTCGGGCAAAAAGAAACCTGGAAATGATTCTTCCCATCAAGCTTGCACCAACAGACATGAACCACGGAGCAGAATCCGGCAAAAAACTCAGGCAGCTTCGCGCACACGTCCTTACTGATGACGTCTTATAA
- a CDS encoding pyruvate carboxylase, translated as MKPKSFEQVLEEVKGKRILVANRGIPARRICRSITEMFDAKAIMTATDVDKTSPATSGANELLMLGPDPRAYLDLDRVIREAKANDIVAIHPGWGFGAEDDSFPAKCKKAGIIFIGPDREPMRILGNKVAVRKLAIELGVPVVPGSEGAVSIPEARQMAEEIGFPVMLKAEGGGGGRGIYEVYQEEDLESAFSKASALAQASFGNPRLYVEKLLTSVRHIEIQVISDQHGNVFCMDERDCSVQRNHQKLIEITPSPWPKYTAELRAQLKEYSKQLVLAVGYHSLATVEFLVDADGIPYLIEVNTRLQVEHGITECRYGIDLVEEQIAISFGSKLRLNEKTTKPYQWAMQCRINCEDPQKNFEPNSGRITRYVSPGGQGIRIDSCVGDGYRFPSNYDSAASLLIAYGNSWKKVVSLMKRSLREYMVGGLKTTIPFHRKIVDHPKFIDAVYDTNFVRQHYAELMDYSDREPDFLRMTRLVAEISAMGYNKYVQLGEYRNRDDKRVGRFELADAPEVSSWFEPRFTRSMDREAILDGLRTDREAGIIHMTDTTTRDITQSNSGNRFRLAEDAIIGPSLDKCGFFSLENGGGAHFHVAMLANMTYPFAEAAAWNKFAPDTLKQILIRSTNILGYKPQPKNVMRLTGEMINEHYDVIRCFDFLNHVENMQPFAEVAMNSKKNIFEPAISLSWAKGFDVERYLTVTDNIIAMCASAAGVSKKKAVKMIILGLKDMAGVCPPRFMRELIGAITKKYPELVIHSHRHYTDGLFVPTMGAAAEAGAHIVDVAIGASVRWYGQGEVLSTAAYIEDEIGLKTHLDKDMIRATNFKLKQIMPYYDRYTAPYFQGIDHDVVRHGMPGGATSSSQEGALKQGYIKLLPYMLKFLEGTRKVVRYHDVTPGSQITWNTAFLAVTGAYKRGGEREVRRLLNILDVVTLCNENDLTGLEREARLDLYRDSNDAFRNLLLGKFGKLPLGFPEDWVYNSAFGSSWKTAIKERTEKSPLVTLVDVDLEAEMKALQTRLHRQPSEEEFIMYLNHPGDAITTIDFCEKFGNINNLPVDVWFEGLEKGEVLNFQGNCRKPHRMRILDISEPDENGMAVVRYVLDSEIMSHQVKVAEPEVGGKERMEKADPANEYHVGSPSNGDLWVTHVRPGDKVKAGEELFNISIMKQEKSIVAPVSGTVRRVIKSANYTEDKKMIPVVEGELLVELGPEVGVCPTCKFDVPNEDCNFCPNCGQKI; from the coding sequence ATGAAGCCGAAGTCCTTTGAGCAGGTACTGGAAGAGGTCAAGGGGAAACGGATCCTTGTAGCCAACCGGGGAATCCCGGCCAGGCGCATTTGCCGTTCCATAACCGAAATGTTCGACGCCAAAGCGATCATGACCGCGACCGATGTTGATAAAACCTCGCCTGCAACGTCCGGGGCCAACGAGTTGTTGATGCTTGGTCCTGATCCTCGAGCCTATCTCGATTTGGACAGAGTCATACGAGAAGCCAAGGCCAATGACATAGTCGCTATCCATCCCGGTTGGGGATTCGGTGCCGAAGATGATTCGTTTCCTGCCAAATGCAAGAAAGCGGGTATCATTTTTATTGGTCCTGATCGGGAACCCATGCGTATCCTTGGCAACAAGGTGGCTGTTCGCAAGCTCGCCATAGAACTGGGCGTGCCGGTGGTTCCTGGCTCCGAAGGGGCCGTTTCCATTCCGGAAGCTCGTCAAATGGCAGAGGAAATCGGATTTCCCGTCATGCTTAAGGCCGAGGGCGGCGGCGGAGGCCGTGGTATATATGAAGTATATCAGGAAGAAGATCTGGAAAGTGCCTTTTCCAAGGCTTCAGCCCTGGCTCAGGCCTCGTTCGGCAATCCCCGCCTCTACGTGGAAAAGTTGCTGACGTCGGTTCGCCACATCGAGATTCAGGTCATTTCAGATCAACATGGCAATGTCTTCTGCATGGATGAGCGCGACTGTTCGGTTCAGCGTAATCACCAGAAGCTCATTGAGATCACGCCTTCGCCCTGGCCCAAATACACTGCGGAACTGCGTGCGCAACTCAAGGAATACTCAAAGCAATTGGTGTTGGCCGTCGGATATCACTCTTTGGCCACTGTTGAATTTCTGGTCGATGCCGATGGGATTCCGTATCTCATCGAAGTCAATACCCGTTTGCAGGTTGAGCACGGTATCACTGAATGCCGTTACGGTATCGACTTGGTGGAAGAGCAGATCGCCATCTCCTTTGGTTCCAAGCTGCGTTTGAATGAGAAGACCACCAAGCCGTATCAGTGGGCCATGCAGTGCCGCATCAACTGTGAAGACCCGCAAAAGAATTTTGAGCCGAATTCCGGACGTATCACCCGGTATGTGTCTCCGGGCGGGCAGGGCATCCGCATCGACTCCTGCGTGGGTGACGGATACCGTTTCCCGTCCAATTACGATTCGGCGGCCTCGCTGCTCATAGCCTATGGCAACTCATGGAAGAAGGTCGTTTCTTTGATGAAACGTTCGTTGCGTGAGTACATGGTCGGCGGGTTGAAAACGACCATTCCTTTCCATCGCAAGATTGTCGATCATCCAAAGTTTATCGATGCGGTTTATGATACCAACTTCGTTCGTCAGCACTATGCCGAACTCATGGATTATTCGGATCGTGAACCTGATTTCCTGCGCATGACCCGTCTGGTGGCCGAGATTTCGGCCATGGGTTACAATAAGTATGTACAGCTTGGGGAATACCGGAACCGGGACGATAAGCGCGTAGGCCGTTTTGAACTGGCCGATGCCCCTGAAGTTTCCTCCTGGTTCGAACCGCGCTTTACCCGGAGTATGGACCGGGAGGCCATTCTGGACGGCCTGCGGACTGATCGTGAGGCAGGTATCATCCATATGACTGATACCACTACGCGTGACATTACCCAGTCCAACAGCGGCAACCGTTTCCGTCTGGCGGAGGATGCCATTATCGGCCCCTCCCTGGACAAATGCGGGTTCTTCTCCCTGGAAAACGGAGGCGGGGCGCATTTTCATGTGGCCATGCTTGCCAACATGACCTACCCGTTTGCAGAAGCGGCGGCGTGGAACAAGTTTGCACCCGATACGCTCAAGCAGATTCTTATCCGGTCCACCAATATCCTGGGATACAAACCGCAGCCCAAGAATGTCATGCGGCTTACCGGAGAAATGATCAACGAGCACTACGATGTCATTCGTTGTTTTGACTTTCTCAACCATGTCGAGAACATGCAGCCCTTTGCCGAAGTGGCCATGAATTCGAAGAAGAATATCTTCGAACCTGCCATATCCTTGTCCTGGGCCAAGGGCTTCGATGTGGAACGCTACCTGACCGTGACCGATAATATTATTGCCATGTGTGCTTCTGCGGCAGGCGTCAGCAAGAAAAAGGCCGTGAAGATGATCATTCTCGGCCTCAAGGATATGGCTGGCGTTTGTCCTCCCAGGTTCATGCGGGAACTCATCGGTGCCATTACCAAGAAGTATCCCGAATTGGTCATTCACAGTCACCGGCATTACACCGATGGTTTGTTCGTACCAACTATGGGTGCGGCTGCCGAGGCTGGCGCGCACATCGTGGATGTGGCCATTGGCGCCAGTGTCCGTTGGTACGGCCAGGGTGAGGTCTTATCCACCGCCGCCTACATAGAGGACGAAATAGGCCTCAAGACGCATCTCGACAAGGACATGATCCGAGCGACCAATTTCAAGCTCAAGCAGATCATGCCCTACTATGATCGTTACACCGCCCCGTATTTTCAGGGGATCGACCATGACGTGGTCCGCCACGGCATGCCCGGCGGAGCCACTTCTTCCTCACAGGAAGGAGCGCTCAAGCAGGGCTATATCAAGCTTTTGCCCTACATGCTCAAGTTCCTGGAAGGGACTCGGAAGGTCGTCCGCTATCACGATGTGACGCCAGGCTCCCAGATTACCTGGAATACGGCCTTTTTGGCCGTGACCGGCGCTTACAAGCGCGGAGGCGAACGGGAAGTACGCAGGCTCCTCAACATCCTGGACGTTGTCACTCTGTGCAATGAGAATGATCTTACCGGCCTCGAACGCGAGGCTCGGCTTGATTTGTACCGCGACTCTAACGACGCTTTCCGCAACCTGCTGCTCGGCAAGTTCGGCAAGCTGCCTTTGGGCTTCCCCGAAGACTGGGTGTACAATTCCGCTTTCGGCTCCAGTTGGAAAACCGCAATCAAGGAGCGTACCGAGAAGTCTCCCCTGGTAACTTTGGTGGATGTGGATCTTGAGGCCGAGATGAAGGCCTTGCAGACTCGGCTCCACCGTCAGCCCAGCGAGGAAGAGTTCATCATGTATCTCAACCATCCTGGCGATGCCATCACGACCATCGATTTCTGCGAAAAGTTTGGTAACATCAACAACCTGCCTGTAGATGTGTGGTTTGAAGGGCTTGAGAAAGGCGAGGTTTTGAACTTCCAGGGCAATTGCAGAAAGCCGCACCGCATGCGTATTTTGGATATCTCCGAGCCGGATGAGAACGGTATGGCTGTTGTACGGTATGTCCTTGATTCAGAGATCATGAGCCATCAGGTCAAGGTGGCTGAGCCTGAAGTCGGCGGCAAGGAACGCATGGAAAAGGCCGACCCTGCCAATGAGTATCATGTAGGCTCGCCCAGCAACGGCGATCTGTGGGTCACGCATGTTCGTCCTGGTGACAAGGTCAAGGCGGGCGAGGAGTTGTTCAACATCTCAATAATGAAACAAGAAAAGTCTATCGTGGCCCCAGTCAGCGGCACGGTCCGCCGTGTGATCAAGTCTGCGAACTATACTGAAGATAAAAAGATGATCCCGGTCGTGGAAGGAGAACTGCTGGTCGAACTCGGACCAGAGGTCGGTGTTTGTCCTACGTGTAAGTTTGATGTCCCCAACGAAGATTGCAACTTCTGTCCTAACTGCGGCCAGAAAATATAA
- a CDS encoding biotin--[acetyl-CoA-carboxylase] ligase — protein MKTAPEGLESVHPVWDSDLQELGPWTPLGGGFPVDFLAGNSSVDSSVVVVGACETTMELASEMVQKGQLGEWGAVLCAEQFSGRGQLRRPWKSLPGNLHASIVLPSPPVQGEWAEAMPHLLPLVAGYVVAEVLEGLGASIEIKWPNDILQNGRKVGGILIEERNEVSIVGLGLNLTDCPKDVELREDHSVSAAKITIPSFSGGPVKLLENLVNRGKNVYAVMLDEIPPTRFTAMVESKLAWFGRTILVREGDDISYEAVLSGLSQNGGLVLRRGEKETVLYSGSIFPL, from the coding sequence ATGAAAACGGCCCCTGAAGGCCTTGAAAGTGTCCATCCTGTATGGGATTCGGACCTGCAGGAGCTTGGGCCTTGGACGCCTCTCGGTGGCGGGTTCCCTGTGGATTTTCTGGCCGGTAACTCTTCTGTGGACAGTTCTGTCGTTGTTGTCGGTGCATGTGAAACAACCATGGAATTGGCTTCGGAAATGGTCCAGAAAGGCCAGCTTGGCGAGTGGGGAGCGGTCTTATGTGCGGAACAATTCAGCGGCAGGGGGCAATTGCGGCGACCATGGAAGTCTCTGCCGGGAAACCTCCATGCCTCCATTGTGTTGCCTTCTCCGCCGGTACAGGGCGAGTGGGCCGAAGCGATGCCACATCTTCTTCCGTTGGTGGCCGGCTATGTCGTTGCTGAGGTGTTGGAAGGACTTGGAGCGTCGATTGAAATCAAATGGCCGAATGATATTCTACAAAATGGCCGGAAGGTCGGCGGTATTTTGATTGAAGAACGAAATGAAGTGTCGATTGTGGGACTGGGGTTGAATCTTACGGATTGTCCGAAGGATGTCGAATTGCGAGAAGATCATTCTGTATCCGCCGCAAAAATCACAATTCCCTCCTTTTCCGGTGGCCCGGTGAAGCTATTGGAAAACCTTGTAAACCGTGGGAAAAATGTGTATGCAGTCATGCTCGACGAGATTCCACCCACTCGATTCACCGCAATGGTCGAGAGCAAGCTCGCCTGGTTCGGACGAACTATCTTGGTCAGGGAGGGAGATGACATCTCCTATGAGGCTGTTCTTTCAGGTCTTTCCCAGAATGGGGGGCTCGTTTTACGTCGTGGTGAGAAAGAAACCGTTCTGTATTCAGGTTCGATTTTTCCTCTCTAG
- a CDS encoding exopolyphosphatase has product MRLVTRSDFDGLACATLLKQLNLIDDYLFAHPKDLQDGKVEVTEKDILANVPYVEGCGLWFDHHTSETDRLGDIEFEGASKPLPSCARVIYEYYGASKFPASYASFVDAVDKVDSANLTADEIANPTGWILLGYIMDPRTGLGRYRDFRISNYQLMLDMIEYCRSKTAEEIMEIPDVKERIEKYQEDQTNFIQMLNDNATVEGNVIILDLRDQDPIYCGNRFMIYTLFSQCNVSIRVIWGFKKQNVVFTVGHSILNRTSKVDIGALMLSFGGGGHKAVGTCQVADSEASATLKKMIDHINTNA; this is encoded by the coding sequence ATGAGACTTGTCACACGATCCGATTTCGACGGTTTGGCCTGCGCCACCCTGCTTAAACAACTGAACCTCATCGACGACTATCTCTTTGCACATCCCAAAGATTTGCAGGACGGCAAGGTGGAAGTCACCGAAAAGGACATCCTGGCCAATGTCCCCTATGTGGAAGGATGTGGACTCTGGTTCGACCATCACACCAGCGAGACCGACCGACTGGGCGACATTGAATTTGAAGGAGCCAGCAAACCACTGCCTAGCTGTGCCCGGGTTATTTACGAGTATTACGGAGCCAGTAAATTCCCGGCCTCATATGCATCCTTCGTGGACGCCGTGGATAAAGTGGATTCTGCCAACCTGACCGCCGATGAAATAGCCAACCCCACCGGCTGGATTCTTCTGGGTTACATCATGGACCCAAGGACCGGATTGGGGCGCTACCGGGATTTCCGCATCAGCAACTACCAACTCATGTTGGACATGATCGAATACTGCCGCAGCAAAACCGCAGAAGAAATCATGGAAATTCCCGACGTCAAGGAACGGATAGAAAAGTATCAGGAAGACCAGACTAATTTCATTCAGATGCTCAATGATAACGCCACAGTAGAAGGCAATGTGATCATCCTGGACCTGCGCGATCAGGATCCGATCTACTGCGGTAACCGTTTCATGATTTATACACTTTTCAGCCAGTGCAACGTCAGCATCCGAGTCATATGGGGCTTCAAGAAACAAAACGTGGTATTCACGGTCGGCCACTCCATTCTCAACAGAACCAGCAAGGTCGATATCGGCGCTCTCATGCTTTCCTTTGGCGGAGGTGGTCACAAGGCCGTCGGCACCTGCCAGGTTGCGGACAGTGAAGCCTCGGCAACACTCAAGAAAATGATAGACCACATCAACACAAACGCCTGA